One Mycolicibacterium doricum genomic window, ACGCCGACGGCGACGAAGTTGGCGACCACCATGATTCCTGCGGCCGCGGTCAGCCCCCAGCTGACGCCGAGGTGGCCCTCCAGGTAGGCGGCGAGCAGCACGGTGGCGCTCACCTCGCAGGCGATGCGCAGCAGCACGATGAGGTTGATGTAGCGGGGCCGTTCGTGCATCACCCGCTGCAACCGCACCGCACCCGGCCGCTCCTCGCGCACCAGTTCCTCGACACGGGCCATCGACACCGTGCTCAGCGCGGCGTCGATCGCCGCGAACACCGCACCGAACCCGACGAGCGCGATCACTCCGACGAGTTGAGGAAGTCCGCTCATTCGTCGAAGTACCGGGACTTGTCGAGCAATCGCCGGTCCCGCTCCGTCTGGCGGTCGAGGTGGTATGCCTCGACCTGGTCGGCCACCCACTCTTCGAGGAGTTCACGTTGCAACGCGAACATCTCTTTCTCTTCGTCTGGTTCGGCGTGGTCGTAGCCCAGTAGGTGCAGGACGCCGTGCACCGTCAGCAGTGCCAGCTCGTGCCCCAACGAGTGGCCGGCCGTCACGGCTTGTTTGGCGGCAAACTCCGGGCAGAGCACGATGTCGCCGAGCATGGCGGGACCCGGTTCCGGCGCGTCGGGGCGGCCGCCGGACTGGAGCTCGTCCATCGGGAAGCTCATCACGTCAGTCGGGCCCGGCAGATCCATCCAGCGCATGTGCAGGTCGGCCATCGAAGACAAGTCGAGCAGGACCATCGACAGTTCGGCGGCCGGGTTGACGTTCATCTTCTCGATGACGAACCGGGCGACGCTGATCAACTCCCCCTCGGAGACGTCCATGCCGGATTCGTTGGACACCTCGATGCTCATCGCGCTACCGCCGTGGCCGGCCGATGGACGCCCGCCGCTGAGCCCGGTTCAGCTGTGCGGGCTCCTCGAATCTGGCGTATGCGTCGACGATTTCACCGACCAACCGGTGGCGGACCACGTCAGCGCTGGTGAGTTCGGCGAAGTGGATGTCGTCGATGTTGTCCAAGATGCGCATCGCCGCGCGCAGCCCCGACTCGGCACCGCCGGGCAGGTCCATCTGGGTGATGTCGCCGGTGACGACGATCTTGGAGTTGAAGCCGAGGCGGGTGAGGAACATCTTCATCTGCTCGGCGGTGGTGTTCTGGGCCTCGTCGAGAATAATGAACGCGTCCGAGATCGTCCGACCCCGCATGTACGCGAGCGGCGCCACCTCGATGACCCCCGCGCTCATCAGCTTCGGGATCAG contains:
- the ybeY gene encoding rRNA maturation RNase YbeY, whose protein sequence is MSIEVSNESGMDVSEGELISVARFVIEKMNVNPAAELSMVLLDLSSMADLHMRWMDLPGPTDVMSFPMDELQSGGRPDAPEPGPAMLGDIVLCPEFAAKQAVTAGHSLGHELALLTVHGVLHLLGYDHAEPDEEKEMFALQRELLEEWVADQVEAYHLDRQTERDRRLLDKSRYFDE